From a region of the Alnus glutinosa chromosome 1, dhAlnGlut1.1, whole genome shotgun sequence genome:
- the LOC133880679 gene encoding glyoxysomal fatty acid beta-oxidation multifunctional protein MFP-a-like: protein MSSGAEGRTFMEVGADGVALITFINPPINSLSFDVIGSFKNNFEEALRRDDVKAIVLTGAKGNFSGGFDVAILQGIQEGKIDPEKRPGSIAIEFITDIFEAADKPSVAAIDGLTKGGGLEISMACHARISTPTVQIAAPELTVGLIPGFGGTQRLPRLVGLPKALDMMLKSETVKAEEAQSLGLVDAIVSADELVNTARQWALDIFHGRRPWVVSLHKTDKIEPLGEAREILKLARAEAKKQAPNVRYPVVCIDVIEEGIVSGPRAGLWKEAVAFQELLFSDTSKSLVHLLFAQSGTSEVPGVTDMGLVPRRVNKVGVIGGGQMASEVATALILGNYQVILKEENDKLLQDGIGRVRANLQSSVKEEKMSEKDFEKAISLLEGVLDYESFKDVDMVIEAAIEDVSLKQQSFADLEKYCPPHCILASSVSTVDLNLIGDLTKSQDRIVGVHFFSPTQPLLEIVRTRQTSPQVIVDLLDVAEKIKKTPIVVGNCPGFAVNRMFFLYAQAATLLVERGTDPYQIDRAITEFGMPMVPFRLADMVGFDFAIATGTPFVHNFPERSYKSMLIPLMQQEKRAGETTRKGFYVYDEKIEASPDPELEKYIDKSRSISGVTIDPKLENLPEKEIVEMIFFPVVNEACRILDEGIAVKAADLDIAAVIGMGFPPYRGGIMYWADSLGSKYIYSRLEEWSKTYGDFFNPCAYLAERAAEGAPLSSPVEEADLRRK from the exons ATGAGTAGCGGAGCTGAAGGAAGAACGTTCATGGAGGTTGGAGCTGATGGGGTGGCTCTCATAACCTTCATCAACCCTCCGATTAATTCCCTCTCCTTTGATG TGATAGGCAGTTTTAAAAACAACTTTGAGGAGGCCTTACGAAGAGATGATGTGAAGGCAATCGTGCTTACAG GCGCAAAGGGCAATTTTTCTGGTGGCTTTGATGTTGCAATTCTTCAGGGAATTCAAGAGGGAAAGA TTGATCCAGAAAAAAGGCCTGGCTCTATTGCTATAGAGTTTATTACTGACATTTTCGAAG CTGCGGATAAGCCTTCAGTTGCTGCCATTGATGGCCTTACTAAAGGCGGAGGTTTAGAGATTTCAATG GCATGCCATGCTAGAATCTCAACCCCCACTGTACAAATAGCGGCGCCTGAGCTGACTGTTGGATTGATTCCTGGATTTGGGG GTACACAGCGGCTTCCACGTCTTGTTGGTCTCCCAAAGGCGCTTGATATGATGCTG AAGTCAGAAACAGTCAAAGCGGAGGAAGCTCAAAGTCTGGGTCTTGTGGATGCCATCGTTTCAGCTGACGAGTTGGTAAACACAGCACGTCAATGGGCCCTGGATATCTTCCACGGTAGAAGACCATGGGTTGTTTCTCTTCACAAGACCGACAAGATAGAGCCCCTCGGGGAAGCTAGGGAAATACTCAAGCTTGCAAGAGCTGAGGCCAAGAAACAGGCTCCCAATGTCCGATACCCAGTCGTTTGCATTGATGTCATAGAAGAGGGTATAGTTTCCGGTCCCCGCGCTGGACTCTGGAAG GAGGCAGTAGCTTTTCAGGAACTTCTGTTTTCTGACACTTCCAAGAGTCTAGTCCACCTCCTCTTTGCTCAAAGTGGAACATCTGag GTACCTGGGGTTACTGATATGGGTTTAGTGCCAAGACGGGTGAATAAGGTTGGTGTCATTGGTGGAGGACAAATGGCGTCCGAAGTAGCAACAGCATTGATTCTTGGTAATTATCAAGTTATcctgaaagaagaaaatgacaAGCTCTTGCAAGATGGGATTGGTAGAGTCAGAG CCAATTTGCAAAGCAGTGTGAAGGAAGAGAAAATGTCTGAGAAGGACTTTGAGAAAGCCATATCACTTCTCGAGGGTGTCCTTGACTATGAAAGCTTTAAAGATGTTGACATGGTGATTGAG GCAGCTATTGAGGATGTTTCTCTAAAGCAACAAAGTTTTGCCGATCTTGAAAAGTACTGCCCACCACATTGCATACTTGCGAGTAGCGTCTCCACAGTTGACTTGAATCTGATTGGGGATTTGACAAAGTCCCAAGATCGGATTGTTGGAGTTCATTTCTTTAG TCCGACGCAGCCACTTTTGGAAATTGTTCGCACTAGGCAGACGTCTCCCCAAGTGATTGTTGACTTGCTGGATGTTGcggaaaagataaagaaaactCCAATCGTAGTTGGAAATTGCCCAGGCTTTGCTGTCAACAGGATGTTCTTCCTGTACGCACAAGCGGCTACTTTGCTCGTCGAGCGTGGCACAGATCCCTATCAGATTGATAGGGCAATTACTGAGTTTGGAATGCCAATGGTCCCTTTCAG ATTGGCTGAcatggttggttttgattttgcaATCGCAACTGGCACCCCATTTGTTCACAATTTTCCTGAGAGAAGTTATAAATCAATGCTTATCCCACTAATGCAGCAGGAAAAGAGAGCAG GCGAGACTACTCGCAAAGGGTTCTATGTCTATGATGAGAAAATCGAAGCTAGCCCGGATCCTgaattagaaaaatatattgacaagTCAAGGAGCATTTCTGGTGTAACCATTGACCctaag CTAGAGAACTTACCAGAAAAGGAAATTGTGGAAATGATATTCTTTCCTGTGGTGAATGAGGCCTGCCGAATCCTTGATGAAGGTATTGCAGTCAAAGCGGCAGACCTTGACATTGCTGCTGTTATAGGCATGGGTTTCCCACCTTACAG AGGAGGCATCATGTACTGGGCTGATTCCCTCGGTTCCAAATACATATATTCGAGATTGGAGGAATGGTCAAAGACGTACGGAGATTTCTTCAATCCTTGTGCCTACTTGGCTGAAAGAGCTGCCGAGGGGGCTCCTCTG AGTTCTCCAGTAGAGGAAGCAGATCTCCGTCGTAAGTAA